In a genomic window of Candidatus Gorgyraea atricola:
- a CDS encoding acyl carrier protein, producing the protein MIKKLKDLLSLILDVPIEAIKDDSGPHNIDTWDSFNGLLIASELERVFNVKFTMDEIVSVKTVKDIKEALERYGVKMTEDD; encoded by the coding sequence ATGATTAAAAAGTTAAAGGATTTACTATCTCTAATATTGGATGTGCCTATTGAAGCCATAAAGGACGATTCAGGGCCTCATAACATTGATACATGGGATTCTTTTAACGGGTTATTGATAGCCTCGGAGCTTGAAAGGGTATTCAATGTAAAATTTACAATGGATGAGATTGTTTCCGTGAAAACAGTAAAGGACATTAAGGAGGCATTGGAACGGTACGGCGTCAAAATGACAGAAGATGATTAA
- a CDS encoding radical SAM protein translates to MNVFMIYPCQGNMVSFNYGLASVIAVLKEAGHKVKLFIVDDYSGIRRIIKDILDFNSDVIGFSCMSNYWQYTKELSKKIKSTPALKNIPILAGGPHAIVCPSSIKESAHIDGLCIGEGEHAFLEVVNKIAQGKDFKDTSNFYFNSKEGVIKNELRMLIGDLDGLPFPDRDVFPDKVFTSYANFTLSRGCPYSCSYCCNSAFHKIFKDKGSKIRHRSVSKALEEIELFVKRYKPAVLSFDDDCFNKNPGWFKSFCSEYRERIGIPYTCNTRPELLDSESAKLLKESGCKKINIGIESGDEHLRRSVLNRNIKDEQIIRAFGYARENGLETMSFNILGFPGETRQSIRKTIDLNKRIRPDYAQVSIFYPYAGTPLGELCKEKKYLRSNKYQFTYFGEGSSVLELPGISKSDIKDAYLRFDLELCSNGNNFKKAYRMKKIKNSAHSLYRKLPLSLKNILRAIKRRRAS, encoded by the coding sequence ATGAACGTCTTTATGATCTATCCATGTCAGGGTAATATGGTCAGCTTTAATTACGGCCTGGCTTCGGTTATTGCGGTTTTAAAAGAGGCAGGGCACAAGGTTAAACTATTCATAGTAGATGATTATTCCGGGATAAGGCGCATTATAAAGGATATATTAGACTTCAATTCAGATGTCATAGGCTTTTCCTGCATGTCCAATTACTGGCAGTATACAAAGGAACTCTCCAAAAAGATAAAATCCACCCCGGCATTGAAAAATATCCCGATATTAGCAGGCGGGCCGCATGCCATAGTCTGCCCGTCATCCATTAAAGAGAGCGCGCATATAGACGGCCTTTGTATCGGCGAAGGAGAGCACGCCTTTTTAGAGGTAGTCAATAAGATAGCGCAGGGCAAGGATTTTAAGGATACATCAAATTTCTATTTCAATAGCAAGGAAGGTGTTATAAAAAATGAACTCAGGATGTTGATAGGAGACCTGGATGGGTTACCTTTTCCTGACAGAGATGTGTTCCCCGACAAGGTTTTTACCAGTTACGCGAATTTTACGCTTTCAAGAGGATGCCCATATTCATGCAGTTATTGCTGTAATTCCGCGTTTCATAAGATATTTAAGGACAAAGGAAGTAAAATACGGCATAGAAGCGTATCAAAGGCTCTGGAAGAAATAGAACTGTTTGTTAAAAGATATAAGCCAGCCGTATTGAGTTTTGACGACGATTGTTTTAACAAGAATCCAGGATGGTTTAAATCTTTTTGTTCGGAGTATAGGGAAAGAATAGGGATTCCGTATACCTGCAATACAAGGCCTGAACTGTTAGACAGCGAAAGCGCGAAACTCTTAAAGGAATCAGGCTGTAAAAAGATCAATATCGGGATCGAGTCAGGGGATGAACATTTGAGAAGATCTGTTCTTAATCGCAACATAAAAGACGAGCAGATCATAAGGGCATTCGGCTATGCCAGGGAGAATGGACTGGAGACAATGTCTTTCAATATACTAGGCTTTCCCGGAGAGACCAGGCAGAGCATCAGAAAGACCATAGATCTTAATAAGAGAATAAGGCCTGATTACGCTCAGGTCTCTATATTCTATCCCTACGCTGGCACGCCTCTCGGGGAGCTATGTAAAGAAAAAAAATATCTGCGAAGCAATAAATATCAATTCACGTATTTCGGGGAAGGCTCTTCTGTGCTGGAACTGCCCGGCATTTCGAAAAGCGACATAAAGGACGCCTATCTCAGGTTTGATTTGGAACTCTGCAGTAACGGAAATAATTTTAAAAAGGCATACAGGATGAAAAAGATAAAAAACTCGGCCCATAGCTTATATAGAAAACTGCCCTTATCTTTAAAAAACATACTAAGGGCAATAAAAAGAAGGAGAGCCTCATGA
- a CDS encoding radical SAM protein, translating to MNKINIALIDANPPWLDARKTGEIKEQVALPLGLMYISSYLKMKFSGAVNTKLINTIIDESDLSAIIADLKAFRTQVVGIRALSMCKDYFYKLADKIKSEIEGIKVYAGGPFISSEPYKVLSESMVDGIIVGEGEEAFAEIIGALLKSQPLESIKNYGYRKKNGEIIINGQRDFIKDINELPFPDYSIIDIEKYSRVISYGYTIRKQAMLLTSRGCPFGCKYCFNFLGRLFRPRSPENVFEEIKYLHETYGIGDFFIVDDTFNIQKQRSADLLELIISWGVKIRLYFTSGLRGDILDRDLIDLMVKAGTIWVSFGVESVNKRIQKLIGRTANVKKLEDAIKYCCDKEIMVGIFFMVCFPTETVEEAMETINFVKSLKRVTMPYFFGVRYFPKTELFDIAVKENIITDKLMASIYMPYHDTTGLETPTMPNLEFKKLFMCYLKEIFLDKERLYHALSIQEKYLSKEELGYVYSSILRRKITSPREDLKAFLVNRGI from the coding sequence GTGAATAAAATAAATATTGCATTGATAGATGCAAATCCTCCCTGGCTTGACGCCAGGAAAACCGGAGAAATAAAAGAGCAGGTTGCCCTGCCTCTAGGATTGATGTATATCAGTTCTTATCTTAAAATGAAATTTTCGGGAGCCGTAAATACAAAGTTAATAAATACTATTATAGATGAATCGGATTTATCCGCTATTATAGCTGATTTAAAAGCGTTTAGAACGCAAGTTGTCGGTATCAGGGCCTTATCCATGTGCAAGGATTATTTTTATAAACTGGCTGACAAAATAAAAAGCGAAATTGAAGGTATAAAAGTATACGCCGGGGGCCCTTTTATTTCATCAGAGCCTTATAAGGTATTGTCTGAAAGCATGGTGGATGGGATTATAGTAGGCGAGGGGGAGGAGGCGTTTGCGGAAATAATAGGGGCGTTATTGAAATCACAGCCGCTTGAATCCATAAAGAATTACGGATACAGGAAGAAGAACGGAGAAATTATAATAAATGGCCAACGCGATTTTATCAAAGACATCAATGAACTGCCTTTTCCTGATTATTCTATAATTGACATAGAAAAGTACAGCAGGGTGATAAGCTATGGCTACACCATAAGAAAGCAGGCAATGCTTTTGACATCCAGAGGGTGCCCGTTCGGCTGTAAGTATTGCTTTAATTTTTTAGGAAGGTTATTTCGACCAAGAAGCCCTGAAAATGTGTTTGAAGAAATTAAATATCTTCATGAAACTTACGGGATAGGGGATTTCTTTATCGTTGACGATACTTTTAATATTCAAAAGCAGAGGTCTGCGGATTTGCTGGAATTGATTATTTCCTGGGGGGTTAAGATAAGGCTGTATTTTACAAGTGGGCTAAGGGGGGATATTCTTGATAGGGATTTAATAGACCTGATGGTTAAGGCAGGCACTATATGGGTATCTTTCGGCGTAGAAAGCGTAAATAAAAGGATTCAAAAATTAATCGGAAGAACTGCTAATGTTAAAAAACTGGAAGATGCTATAAAATATTGCTGCGATAAAGAGATCATGGTGGGAATTTTCTTTATGGTATGCTTTCCGACAGAAACAGTTGAAGAAGCAATGGAGACCATAAACTTTGTAAAAAGTTTAAAGAGAGTCACCATGCCTTATTTTTTTGGGGTAAGGTATTTTCCGAAAACAGAATTGTTTGATATAGCAGTTAAAGAAAACATTATCACTGATAAACTAATGGCTTCTATTTATATGCCATACCACGATACTACAGGATTAGAAACCCCGACCATGCCTAACCTTGAGTTTAAAAAATTATTTATGTGCTATTTAAAAGAAATATTTCTCGATAAAGAACGGTTGTACCATGCTTTGTCTATACAAGAGAAATATTTGTCTAAAGAGGAGCTGGGGTATGTGTACAGTTCTATACTGCGCAGAAAAATAACGTCTCCCAGGGAAGACCTGAAGGCTTTTCTGGTTAATCGAGGGATATGA
- a CDS encoding HAD-IIIC family phosphatase, producing METINKILADKNPESISDYFAAHRKIETEKAKRKICAEKTIKIAILYSFTVTGVKEALGVKCFYSGIVPEFYEAPYGQYEQEAFNKNSGLYEFDPELTIVFIDIVKLLGDVFFFPYRLSDKERIRMVTEKHGTIVKLIKILSKNVSGKIVFHNFEVPVYSPLGILENKQDFGFLEMVRTLNDKIAKSFKDNSEVFIFDYDSFCSKHGKKQIANYKLYYMGDIKISLDLVPSLCEEYMGFIKPMKSIIKKCIVLDMDNTLWGGTVGEDGFDGIKLGPDPEGKPFLDFQKHILSLFERGVMLAVNSRNNLEDVLKVIRKHPYMVLKEEHFTSMQVNWNDKIFNTKAIAEDINIGLDSLIFIDDDKINREMVKKVLPQVSVVELPDDVSLYSKTLMELNDFNTCQITEEDKKKGGIYSDQKKRNEYKKNVKDIKEYLKGLDIVMTVQKANSFSIPRISQLTQKTNQFNMTTRRYSEKDIRDILDSGRYLVASVSVKDKFGDNGITGVIIVEKGAGICRIDTFLLSCRILGREIEKALLAFIVQEVKREGCKRLIGEFISTKKNAPAKDFYLNNNFKLVSPGNADVQKWELDIDSSNCAEVDFIKVFCE from the coding sequence ATGGAAACCATAAATAAGATACTCGCGGATAAAAACCCTGAAAGTATCAGTGATTACTTTGCGGCGCATAGAAAAATAGAAACCGAGAAGGCGAAAAGAAAGATATGCGCGGAAAAAACCATAAAAATCGCGATACTTTATAGTTTCACAGTCACAGGGGTAAAAGAGGCGCTTGGGGTTAAATGTTTTTATTCAGGGATAGTGCCGGAGTTTTATGAGGCTCCATATGGCCAGTATGAACAGGAGGCTTTTAATAAAAATAGCGGGTTGTATGAATTTGATCCGGAGTTAACAATAGTTTTTATTGATATAGTAAAACTATTGGGTGATGTTTTCTTTTTTCCTTACAGGCTTTCTGACAAAGAGCGCATAAGGATGGTTACTGAAAAACACGGAACTATTGTAAAGTTAATTAAAATATTATCTAAAAATGTATCCGGAAAAATAGTTTTTCATAATTTTGAAGTTCCTGTATATTCTCCCCTGGGGATTCTCGAAAATAAGCAAGATTTCGGATTTCTTGAAATGGTTAGAACGCTGAATGATAAGATTGCCAAAAGTTTTAAGGATAATAGTGAAGTCTTTATTTTTGATTATGATTCTTTCTGCTCCAAACATGGTAAAAAGCAGATAGCTAATTATAAATTATATTATATGGGGGACATCAAGATTAGCCTTGATCTTGTACCATCTTTATGCGAAGAATATATGGGCTTCATAAAGCCGATGAAGTCGATTATAAAGAAATGCATTGTGCTGGACATGGATAACACCCTTTGGGGGGGGACAGTGGGGGAAGATGGTTTTGACGGGATTAAGTTAGGGCCTGACCCTGAAGGAAAACCTTTTTTAGATTTTCAGAAACACATCCTTAGCCTCTTTGAGAGAGGGGTTATGCTGGCTGTAAATAGCCGTAATAATTTAGAAGATGTTCTTAAGGTTATAAGAAAGCACCCTTATATGGTTTTAAAAGAGGAACATTTCACGTCAATGCAGGTGAACTGGAATGACAAGATATTCAATACAAAAGCCATTGCAGAGGACATAAACATAGGATTGGATAGCTTGATATTTATTGATGATGATAAGATTAATAGAGAAATGGTAAAAAAGGTATTGCCTCAGGTATCTGTCGTGGAACTGCCTGACGATGTTTCCCTGTATTCGAAAACCTTGATGGAACTGAACGATTTTAATACATGTCAAATTACAGAAGAGGATAAGAAAAAAGGCGGGATATATTCGGATCAGAAGAAAAGAAACGAATATAAAAAAAATGTGAAAGATATCAAGGAATACCTTAAAGGGTTAGATATCGTAATGACAGTCCAGAAAGCCAATTCTTTTAGCATCCCTAGGATCTCTCAGCTCACGCAGAAAACGAATCAATTCAATATGACTACCAGAAGATACTCAGAAAAAGACATCAGGGATATCTTAGATAGCGGTAGATATCTCGTAGCTTCTGTGAGTGTAAAGGACAAATTTGGTGATAATGGGATTACAGGAGTCATTATAGTAGAAAAAGGCGCTGGAATCTGTAGGATAGACACTTTTTTACTGAGCTGTAGGATTTTAGGAAGAGAGATAGAAAAAGCGCTTTTGGCTTTTATTGTGCAGGAGGTGAAAAGAGAAGGATGTAAAAGGTTAATAGGAGAGTTTATCTCCACGAAGAAAAACGCGCCTGCAAAGGATTTTTACCTGAATAATAATTTTAAATTAGTATCTCCAGGCAATGCCGATGTCCAGAAATGGGAATTGGATATCGATTCTTCTAACTGCGCTGAGGTTGATTTCATAAAGGTATTTTGTGAATAA
- a CDS encoding MaoC family dehydratase, which produces MIKKANVFEYRDIHVGQKAEFSIVVTEEMVNKFAELTGDFNPLHTDEKYAGQTKFKGKLAHGMLAASFFSTLVGMYCPGEKNLYLSQNLQFKSPLRANDPIKVVGEITQKVDSLKIISIKTTIYNEKNNSIIINGEAKVMVREDA; this is translated from the coding sequence ATGATTAAAAAAGCCAATGTATTTGAATATAGGGATATCCATGTGGGCCAAAAAGCGGAGTTTTCTATTGTTGTTACTGAGGAGATGGTAAATAAATTTGCAGAGCTTACAGGTGATTTTAATCCACTGCATACAGATGAAAAATACGCGGGGCAGACTAAATTTAAAGGAAAACTTGCGCATGGAATGCTTGCCGCTTCATTTTTTTCAACGCTTGTAGGCATGTATTGTCCAGGAGAAAAAAATCTGTACCTATCTCAAAATTTGCAGTTCAAGTCTCCTTTAAGGGCCAATGACCCTATTAAAGTTGTAGGAGAAATTACGCAAAAGGTGGACAGCTTAAAAATAATTTCTATCAAAACAACGATATATAATGAAAAGAATAACAGCATAATAATTAACGGAGAAGCAAAGGTGATGGTAAGGGAGGATGCGTGA
- a CDS encoding holo-ACP synthase, with translation MTLSENVKEISAGVDIENIDRFTKLSFKKNRYFFDLIYTPKEMEYCFSKPNPYPHFAARFAGKEAVIKAVSGFGNLINPKEVEILINSQGVPVAYINNKNAGHIKVILSLSHSKDRAIAFALGVKNGNHK, from the coding sequence ATGACATTGTCTGAAAATGTTAAAGAAATTAGCGCAGGAGTGGATATAGAAAATATTGATAGGTTTACAAAATTAAGCTTTAAAAAAAATAGATATTTTTTTGACCTGATATATACGCCAAAAGAAATGGAGTATTGTTTTTCTAAGCCAAATCCTTATCCTCATTTTGCAGCCAGATTTGCAGGTAAGGAGGCAGTGATTAAAGCTGTCAGTGGTTTTGGCAACCTTATAAATCCTAAGGAAGTAGAGATTTTGATTAATAGCCAAGGTGTCCCTGTAGCATATATTAATAATAAAAATGCCGGTCACATAAAGGTTATACTAAGCCTGTCGCATTCTAAAGATAGAGCCATTGCTTTTGCCTTAGGGGTTAAAAATGGAAACCATAAATAA
- a CDS encoding MarR family EPS-associated transcriptional regulator: MIEQAPKEEVLHIIKHVETDPAVSQRILSNRLNISLGKTNYLLKELIKKGFIKAHDFSHNSGKLRKANYLLTKEGIEEKLRLTRYFLETKEQEYKIMKKEWDELTNGKAV, translated from the coding sequence ATGATTGAACAGGCCCCAAAAGAAGAAGTTCTTCATATCATCAAGCACGTAGAGACAGATCCTGCTGTCAGCCAGCGAATTCTCTCCAACAGGCTCAATATCTCCTTAGGAAAGACCAATTATCTCCTCAAAGAGCTCATCAAAAAGGGCTTTATCAAGGCCCATGATTTCTCGCATAATTCAGGCAAACTGAGAAAAGCAAATTATCTCCTTACAAAGGAAGGCATAGAAGAAAAACTGCGCCTTACCCGTTATTTTTTAGAGACCAAAGAGCAGGAATACAAGATCATGAAAAAGGAGTGGGACGAGTTAACGAATGGGAAGGCCGTATGA
- a CDS encoding class I SAM-dependent methyltransferase has translation MIKKNIKNLIESLMSLLLKPFVVLWFWFLRWFRHNRLLAGLGNKEIGRHSVFYIPFAYISRFSSFLKATWNSEFAEYTLKKYKNFLKIHYSKDGLGYFDYDGLSESDCLKIYRDMESRIAYYIKHNSVCMGYENGDSFLDAGCGKGQSIKELVKYYPDSQIKGFDVNAGALRIIQIALKDKKNVKVEKGSVVDFKYLESYPAKSYDHLVVSHVFSFLTGSNIEETRKLRQVLIGHFIRIAAKSVLIMDGDILSERKEPEVIIEQNTRYFFRESLVSYFSKHALSGELYAMFSPENEAVIFKLKR, from the coding sequence ATGATTAAAAAAAATATAAAAAACCTAATAGAGTCGTTAATGTCCTTGCTTCTTAAGCCATTTGTAGTTTTATGGTTTTGGTTTTTACGCTGGTTTAGACATAACAGGCTTTTGGCAGGACTTGGCAATAAAGAGATAGGAAGACATTCTGTTTTTTATATTCCATTTGCTTATATCAGCAGATTCTCATCTTTTTTGAAAGCTACATGGAATTCAGAATTTGCAGAGTATACTTTAAAGAAATATAAAAATTTTTTAAAGATTCACTATTCAAAAGATGGTCTTGGATATTTTGATTATGATGGACTATCAGAATCTGATTGTTTAAAAATATATAGGGACATGGAGAGTCGTATAGCCTATTACATTAAACATAACTCAGTTTGTATGGGGTATGAAAATGGAGATTCTTTTTTGGATGCAGGATGCGGCAAGGGGCAGAGTATCAAAGAATTGGTCAAGTATTACCCTGATTCTCAAATTAAAGGATTTGATGTTAACGCAGGTGCTTTGCGGATAATACAGATAGCTTTAAAGGATAAAAAAAATGTTAAAGTAGAGAAGGGAAGTGTAGTTGATTTTAAATATCTTGAGTCCTATCCTGCGAAATCTTACGATCATCTTGTTGTTTCGCATGTCTTTTCTTTTTTAACTGGTTCAAATATTGAAGAGACGAGAAAATTAAGGCAGGTATTGATAGGCCATTTTATAAGGATTGCAGCTAAGAGCGTTTTAATTATGGACGGCGATATTTTATCAGAACGAAAAGAGCCTGAAGTTATTATAGAGCAAAATACCAGATATTTTTTTAGAGAATCCTTGGTGTCGTATTTTTCAAAGCATGCTTTGAGCGGTGAGCTTTATGCTATGTTTTCACCTGAGAATGAAGCGGTTATATTTAAATTAAAAAGATAA